Below is a window of Candidatus Bathyarchaeota archaeon DNA.
ATCCATGTTAGGACGCCGGTGTTAGCCATCCAAACTAATGCGCTTCCGTAGTCAAGTTTCCATATCACCATTACGATTCCTGCGAGGGCGCCTGTTATCGGTGTTATGACGAGTTTTTGCGGAGAGAACTGTTCGTTGGGGTTGCTGCTTTTGGCGTAGCCTAAGAAGGCCATTACCACGCCGATCGTCACTGAGTAGCCAATAACCTTCAGCTCCGGTATCTCTTGGACTTCGCCAATCAATATGGGTCCAAAGGTTAGAACGACAATGAAAATTAGTGCATAGCCAGAGGCATTTGGTCATTTTTCGACATAGCTTGTTTCACCTCCCTTCCTGCTTATTCGAGGGCTTTGTTGGCGACGTACATTCATTATACGCCGCTTCTCCTGCCCCGAGAGATCTACGAAAACTTGTGGAAACCAGGGGAGAAAGGAGAACAGCATTAAGTTTCAAACTCTCTCGAAGTTTCAGCTTTAGCCCATCTTGATTGGAATCTCTTCCGTTTCGCTGCTGTTTCTTTGTGGGCTTTTGTTGCGGATCCTCTCTTCTATTTCCGGCAGCTTCAGCTTAGAAGTTAAAAACCCATTCCTAGAAATATTTTTTTTAACTTCTACGCCCAGATTCCGAAGTTTCATACGGATAGCAATTGGAATCTCTTGAATGTACGGGCTAAAGTCTCCAAACTTGCACCTCGCTTAGCCATCTTAATGAGTTTCTTCAAATCATCCGCAAAATAATTCATACAAGGCGTTCCTCATAACAGCATTATTTAAACTTGACTCACTTTTAGTATGCATGCTAGAGGGCTTTAGGTTCACCCTTTCGGAGAGTTTCCTTGATGAAGACTGCAAATATAGCTATTCCAGGAATACTCAGAAGTATCGATGTGTAAAAAACTATTCTTGGATAGACATTAAATTAGTAGTTCGCAACTATCAGATTTCCAAGTCAGTTTTAGCTTTTCACCAAAACTTAGTGCTTCCTCTGATCTAGTCATAGTATCCTTTGATGGCGCTTTCTGTTTAGTTTCGATTAGAAAAAGCTGCCTGGCGATGGTCATCACGGAAAGGACAGCTGAGGCTAGCGGAAATATCAGCTTATAATCACCACCTAGATCCAACTTCTAAGAAAAGAACCAATCACCACAGCTAACAAACAAGGTGCTAGTACGTTTGGAAACACAATTCTAAAGACGTTCAATAAGCCAAAATGAACCGCCCATTCCCAACCCCATTCAAACGTCGCCCAGTACACATTCATACCGAGACCATACCAAATGTAAAGCGCTACGAAAATAGTTCCGCCGATAAATGACGAAGCAAGTGACACCACAGAACTATAGAACAAGGATTCTACACTAGATATAAAAATGGGGATCACGAGGCTTACCAAAAAAAGAATCAGTATTTCCAACAATCCAGCACTAGGAGCGTCATACAAAGTATAAGCGATTTTTTGAGGCCCAAGCCTTGCACTCGTCGCATATTTAAGCCAGAAAATCTCGCTTATGACAAAAGCTATCACTAAACTCCAAGCTACCACAATGAAAATGTCCCTCCTTCTCAATCTATTAGTATTAATAGGTATCAACTCCAGCATAGCATCTAATTTTATGGGCAACTCGAGTGTAGACCTCCGTCGGAATCCTCAAGCCTCCCATACACTTAAGACGGTCTATAACGGCGTTAAAGAGCTCTGGATCAACATCATCGCTAACTGTCAGGCCAGCGTAACTTTTGATCTGCACTTTTTTCCCTTGGCTGTACCACGAATCAAGAAGTTGCTTGTTTATCAGGGTCACACCACTTTCAACGATCACTTCTTGCTTATCCATGCCTTCAAACGGTCTTGCACGGTAGTAATCTGCGTTTGAGGCGCCTCTAGCAATTGTTCGTAACGTGTCTGTGATTCGGGGAATGAGCATAAGTTCGATTGCTCGTGACAACGATTCATAAGTGAGCGCGTATTCTCTTCCAACGTAGTCAACAAGACCCACCGTATGTAATTCATCGAGGTATTTACGCGCTGTATTAGGTGAGATGTCGAACTTACTTGCGATATCGGTTGTCGTAGATCTAAAGGTCTCTTCCAGGTATAGGAAGATATCTTGGTGAAGTTTGTCTAAACCTAGCGCAAATAGAACCCATCGTTTCGCATTCTCAGTATGGTCCTCTTCTGAGACATCTTTTAATGGTCTTAACCTGCGAATGGTCCACTCTGCGAGTACTTCGAAATCCCCTGGTCTCTCTTCTCTTTCTTCTTCCTGTTTCCCTTTTTTTGTTTCACTCATTTTTTATCACCTTTAACGATTATTGAATGAGCTTGCACGTCTGCACCCTT
It encodes the following:
- a CDS encoding DeoR family transcriptional regulator, with product MSETKKGKQEEEREERPGDFEVLAEWTIRRLRPLKDVSEEDHTENAKRWVLFALGLDKLHQDIFLYLEETFRSTTTDIASKFDISPNTARKYLDELHTVGLVDYVGREYALTYESLSRAIELMLIPRITDTLRTIARGASNADYYRARPFEGMDKQEVIVESGVTLINKQLLDSWYSQGKKVQIKSYAGLTVSDDVDPELFNAVIDRLKCMGGLRIPTEVYTRVAHKIRCYAGVDTY